Within the Desulfomicrobium macestii genome, the region GTGCGTAGGTTTTCCGCGTCTTCCGCCGCCTCGGCAAGCCCGACACCGGGCAAGGCGACCACGAACTCCTCACCCCCGAAACGGGCGGGAAAAAAGCTGCGATTGGGCATGGTGCCGTACTTTTGCGCGTAGCCGGTCAGCTTGCTGGCCACGGTGACCAGGGCCTGATCCCCTATACGATGGCCGTAGGAATCGTTGAAATCCTTGAAATGATCGATGTCGAGAAAAAGGAGGCTCATGGGGTTGCCCGTGACCATGTATTCGAGCAGCGTCGTCTGATAGTAGCGGTCGAAGGCCCGGCGGTTGCTGAGCTTGGTCAGGGAGTCGGTATAGCTCATCTCGACCAGGTCCCGGGTGTCCTGCTCCATGTGCGTGAGCACCTTCTCGAAGGCCGCCTTGATGCCAAGCACGATATCTTCCAGGGCGTTCTGTTCGGTCACGGTATGGATGGTCGTCTCCCGCAGATCCCGGACCTCCTTGGTCCGCATGAGATTCTGGGAGCGCACATGCTCGATGAGGGCCACGGTCTCGCGGAAGGTCTCCTCCAGCTTCTTGTTCCAGGGCTGATAGAGGATCTGTTCCTTGCGGCGCACTACATCCTTGAACTTGGCGTCGGAAAAATCCCCGTCGCGCACGATGTTCATGACCAGGGTCTGCATCTGGCGCTTCTGGTCGGCTGAAAGAAAATCGTATTCCGAAATGGAGCGCATATAGAGAATGAGCGCGCCCCACTTGGAATTGGACGGCACTCCCGCCTTTATGAGTGAATTTACAACCTCGTGCGAACAAAAGAAGTTTTCCTGCTGCATGCTCATTGTTCGATCCATTTTGGTTGACTGCTCGCTCTATTCTCCGAAGGAGCGTCCGATCTCGAACGCCTGCCCCACATATTCGCCCACGGTGTGATAGGCCCTGGTCACTGGGGTGAATATGATCGGCATGACCTTGGCCGCGTCGGGATAGCCTTTCTCGTCGAGGACCTCCGCATCCGCCTTGACATCGACGATTTCTCCAATGAACTGGATATGCATGCCAAGCTCCACGGTGCGCAGCAAGGTGCACTCGAGCACCAGCGGAAATTCTCCCACATAGGGGGCGTCGACCAGTTCCGAACGCACCGGGGTCAAACCCGTGGCCGCGAACTTGTCCACATCTTTTCCCGATGCAATGCCAAAATAATCGGCTTGCGCCGCGAACGCGACCGAAGGCACGCTGATGGTGAACGCACGGCGCGCCAAGATGGATGCATAACTGTGACGGTCTTCACGCAGGGAGACGGTGATACATGGCGGCTTGGAACAGCATATTCCGCCCCAGGCAGCAGCCATGGCGTTGGCATTGCCTTTTTCATCATAGGAACCGACAATCCATAACGGCGCAGGCTGGGCCAGCGTTTTCGCACCAAGAGAAATTTTCATCACCATCTCCGTAATACAATAATATTCATCTTGCATTTTTCCTGCCACTTGTCAGACATTCTCATATGGTTATAAGAAGCATCCCGCAAGTCAAATGTCATCCTTCAACCGTTCACAACAGAGACTTCATGGACACCAAAGTCATACATATCGCCGGCGCGCGTCAGCATAACCTGAAGAACCTGACCCTGGACATCCCCCGCGACAAACTGGTCGTGGTCTGCGGCCCTTCCGGTTCGGGCAAGTCCACCCTGGCCTTCGACATCGTCTACGCCGAAGGGCAGAGACGCTATGTCGAATCCCTGTCCGCCTACGCCCGCCAGTTCCTGCCGCAAATGGACAAGCCGGCCATCGACCTCATCGAGGGACTGACCCCTGCCATATCCCTGGAACAGCAGACCCTGTCCAAGAACCCGCGTTCCACCGTGGCCACGGTCACGGAAATCTACGATTTTCTGCGCGTATTCTATGCCCGCCTCGGCACGCCCTGCTGCCCGGATTGCGGCGTGCCCATCGCGGCCCAGAGCAGCGACGAGATCATGGAGCGCATCCTCGGCCTGCCGGAAGGGACGAAATTCATGCTTCTGGCGCCCCTGATCGATCACAAGAAGGGCACCCACGCCGATCTCTTCAAGAAGCTCAAGACCCAGGGCTTTGTCCGCGCCAGAATCAACGGCGAGGTGACAAACCTCGATCCGGTCCCGGAACTGGCCAAAAACCTGAAACACAACATCGACCTGGTCGTGGATCGTCTGGTCTTGAAACCCGACATGCGCAAACGCCTGGCCGACTCCGTGGAACTGGGCCTCAAGTCCGGCGAGGGGCGCATCATCGTCTCCATCATCGGCGGCGAAGACATCTTCTTCTCCACTGACGCCGTTTGCCCCAAATGCAACATCAGCCTGCCCAAGCCGAGCCCCCAGCTCTTCTCTTTCAACAGCCCGCAGGGAGCCTGCCCGCACTGCTCGGGACTGGGAGCCGTCGAATACTACGAACCGCTGCTGCTCGCTCCCAACGGAGGGCTGTCCCTGCGCCAGGGCGCCATCCTGCCCTGGAAGGGGCGGGCTTTCGAGCGTCACGTCCAGGACCTGAAGGAACTGGGGCTCAAACACGGCTTTGCCCTGGACACACCGCTGCATGACTTCACGCCCGAGGCCCGGCACGCCCTGTTCCACGGGGACGCTGCGTGGCCGGGGGTGATCCATTTTCTCGAACAGGGCGGAGGTCTCGGACATATCTGGCGCGACGAACTGTCCCGCTACCGTCAGACCATGGCCTGCCCGTCCTGCCACGGAGCACGCCTGCGGCCCGAATCCCTGGCCGTGCGCATCGACGGCCTGAACATTTTCGACTTCTGCTCGCTGCCCATCACCCGGGCCCTGAGCTGGCTGCAAGGCCTGCACTTCTCCGGCGTGAATGTGGAGATCAGCACCCCGCTCCTGAAGGAACTTCGGCACCGGCTTGAATTTCTGGTCAACGTCGGGCTCGACTACATCAACCTGGCCCGGAACATGACCACCCTGTCCGGCGGCGAGGCCCAGCGCATCCGCCTGGCCGGACAGCTCGGCTCGGGGCTGGTCGGGGTGACCTACGTTCTGGACGAGCCGAGCATCGGCCTGCACCCCCGCGACAACCAACGCCTCATCAACACCCTGCGCCAGCTTCAGGGGCGCGGCAACACGGTGCTCGTGGTCGAACACGACGAGCCGACCATCCGCGCCGCCGATCACGTGCTGGAACTGGGCCCCGGTTCGGGCTTTCTGGGCGGGGAGCTGGTCTTTTCCGGATCTCCCGAGGATTTGGTGGGAAAATCAAAAAGCCTGACCGGCAAATACCTGCGCGGCGAACTGCGCATCGCAAGGCCCGCCAAACGCAGGACCTCGGACCGGGCCATCACCCTGCGCGGCGTGACCACGAACAACCTGCGCGGCATCGACGCCCGCTTTCCGCTGGGCACCCTGGTCTGCATCACCGGAGTCTCCGGCTCGGGCAAAAGCTCGCTGGTCATGGACTCGCTCTACAAGCATCTGGCCCTGGCCCAGGGGCTCAAGGTGGACAACCCCGGCACCATCGGCGGCATCGAAGGCGCCGGAGCCGTGGAAAAAATCATTTCCATCGACCAGAGCCCCATCGGCCGCACCCCACGCTCCAACCCGGCCACCTACACCAAGATCTTCGACGAAATCCGGGCCATCTTCGCCGGAAGCAAGGACGCCAAGAAGCGCGGCTACAACGTCGGCAGGTTCAGCTTCAACGTGCGCGGCGGCCGCTGCGAAGCCTGTCAGGGCGACGGACAAATCCGGGTCGAGATGCATTTTCTGCCCGACGTCTTCGTGACCTGCGAGGTCTGCGGAGGCAGGCGCTACAACCGCGAGACCCTGGACATCCTGTACCGCGACAAGTCCATTGCCGACGTGCTTGAAATGACCGTGAGACAGGCGCGGCAATTCTTCGCCAACCATTCGGCCCTGGAACGCAAACTCGGCGTGCTGGAGGAGGTGGGCCTTGAGTACATCCGTCTGGGCCAGCCCGCGACGACCCTGTCCGGCGGCGAGGCCCAACGCATCAAGATCTCGCGCGAGCTCGGCAAACGCAGCCTGCCGGGGACGCTGTACATCCTTGATGAACCGACCACCGGCCTGCACATGCACGAGGTCGGCAAGCTCATCTCCGTACTGCACACCCTGGTCGACAAGGGAGCCTCGGTCATTGTCATCGAACACAATCTCGACGTGGTCGCCGCCTCGGACCATGTCATCGATCTTGGGCCCGGCGGGGGAGAAAACGGAGGCCTCATCGTGGCCGAGGGCACGCCGGAGGACCTCACAAACAACCCCGGCTCGGTCACGGGGCCTTTCCTGGAGCTGTAAAGCCTGACCGGGAAGGCCATGCCAGGCGCAGGTCATGGAGCAGCCTGCACGGGCCTCAATCGACACGCCGCAAAATCAGAGCGCATCGCCACGAAAACAGAACGGGCGGCCGGGGAAATCCCAGGCCGCCCGTTCTGTTTCAATTCGAAAGAAATCAGTATCTTGACGTCAGATGTGCATAGGCCTGCATCAGATAGTTCTGCACATAGTCGGTCACCCCTTCCTCCAGCGGCCTGAAGTTCACATCGCAGCCGCGACCGGCGAGCTTGGTCAGGTCGGCGCAGGTGTAGTACTGATATTTGCCGCGCAGGTTGTCCGGCATGTCCACGTATTCGATCTGCGGTTCCCGTCCCATGGCCGCGAACACGCCTCGCGCCAGATCGTTCCAGGTCCGGGCCTGTCCGGTGCCTACGTTGAAAATGCCTCCCACGTCCGGATTCTTGATCAGCCAGTCGATGACCTGCACGCAATCCTTGATGTAGACGAAGTCCCGGCGCTGCTCGCCATCGGCGTATTCCTCGCGGTAGGACTTGAAGAGCTTCAGCTTCCCGGTCTGGCGGATCTGGGTGAAGGCCTTGCAGACCACGGAGCGCATGTCGTCCTTGTGGTATTCGTTGGGGCCGAAGACATTGAAGAATTTGAGCCCGGCCATCTGGTCCAGCAGCCCGTCGCCCTTGAGCCAGAGGTCGAAAAGATGCTTGGAATAGCCGTACATGTTGAGCGGATGCAGGCCTTCCATAGCGGTATCCGAGTCGTCGAAGCCACGGCTGCCGTCGCCATAGGTGGCGGCGGAGCTGGCATAGATGAAGCGCGCATTGCGCTCCTGGGCGAAGCGGCACATGGCCTTGGAATATTCCAGATTGTTGCGGATGAGATAGTCGCAGTCGGCTTCCGTGGTCGCGGAGCAGGCGCCCATGTGGATCACGGCCTCGATCCGGCCTTCCATATACCTGGTGTTGAGCAAATCCAGGAATTTGTCTTTCTGGATATAACGGTGATAGGCCAGCCCGACCAGATTGCGCCATTTGTTCGTGGATGCCAGGTTGTCGACCACGACGATGTCCCTGTATCCCTGTCGGTTCAATTCCCAAACCATGGCGCTGCCGATGAAGCCCGCGCCGCCGGTGATTATGATCATAAATCCCCCTTCAAATCTTCTTCACCCGCCCCTAGCCCGAAACCCCTGCCGGGGCAAGACGCCCTGCATCCAGACGGCGAGGATTCCCGCTGCCAAAAGCCGGGGCCGCTGCAAAAATGCCGGGCAACCGGGCCTTGGTTTTTGCCGGGTCTTTGGCTAGAGTGTCTTCTTTTCACCCCATGCTACAGGAGCTCCCCATGCTAGCCATCCTTGACTACAAGGCCGGCAATCTGACCAGTGTCAAGCGCGCACTCGATTATCTCTCCATCCCGTGCACCATCACCGCCGACGCTCACGCCATCGCGGACTGCCAGGGCCTCATCTTCCCCGGCGTCGGCGCCGCCGGTTCGGCCATGGCCAATCTGCACCAATCCGGCCTGCGCGACGTCATGGCCCGGGAAATCGCGGCCGGCAAACCGCTTCTGGGCATTTGCCTGGGCTGCCAGATCCTGCTCGAATACAGCCCGGAGAACGACACCAAGACCCTCGGCCTCATTCCCGGTCGCTGCGACATCTTCACCCCGGACCTGACCGAAGAAGACGGTACGCCCATCAGCATCCCGCACATGGGCTGGAACACCGTGAACACCAAAAAGCCGTGCCCGCTCTTCAACGGCATCTCCCCCGAGAGCGAATTCTATTTCGTGCACAGCTACTACCCGAATCCGGCTCCGGAGTTCGTCATCGCCACCACGTATTACGGCCGGGAATTCTGTTCCGTACATGGCCGCGACGGCCTGTGGTCGGCCCAGTTCCACCCGGAGAAGAGCGGACGGCCGGGCCTGAAGATGCTTTCAAACTTTTACGATTACTGCAGGGAGGCGGCCAATGCTCAGTAAACGCATCATTCCCTGCCTCGATGTCCGGAACGGCAAGCTGACCAAGGGCATCAAATTCGAGGGCAACATCGACATCGGCGACCCCGTTGAGACCGCTCGGCGCTACTACGAGGAAGGCGCGGACGAGATCGTCTTCTACGACATCACGGCCTCGCACGAGGGCCGGGGCATCATGCTCAAGGTCGTGGAGAACGTAGCCTCCCAGATCTTCATTCCCTTCTCCGTGGGCGGAGGCATCTCCACCGTGGCCGACATGCGCGACGTGCTCCTGGCCGGAGCCGAAAAGATCTCCGTCAACTCGGCGGCGGTCAAAACCCCCCACATCATCTCCGAAGGCGCGGCGGCCTTCGGCTCCCAGTGCATCGTCGTGGGCATGGACGTGCTGCGCGTAGCGAAAAGCGAAGCCATCCCCTCGGGCTACGAGATCGTCATCCACGGCGGCCGCAAGCACATGGGCATCGACGCCCTGTGGTGGGCCAAAGAGGTGGAACGCCTGGGCGCGGGCGAACTGTGCATCAACTCCATCGACGCCGACGGCACCAAGGACGGCTATGAGCTGACCCTGACCCGCCTCATCGCGGACAACGTGCGCATCCCGATCATCGCCTCGGGCGGGGCGGGCAATCCCCAGCACATGGTCGACGCCGTGACAAAGGGACGCGCCTCGGCCGCGCTCATCGCCTCCATCGTGCATTACGGCGAATATACCGTCACGGACCTCAAGAACCACATGGCCGAAAAAGGGGTCAAGGTCCGCCGGATCTGGTGACCTTGGAGTGTCCTCAAAACACGAAAGCCTCCGCGTTCAAAGCGGGGGCTTTCGTGTTTTGAGGGGAAAAAGGCAGGCCTGACATCCGCAGGAAGCAACGTTATCCGTTTTCCGTGGTGGAAGCACGCCTCAGCTTGGCGATGGCGTTAACCAGATCGGTCATGCCAACCGGCTTGGGCAGGTAATCGTCCATTCCCGCCTCCAGAAACGACTCGCGATCCCCGCTCATGGCGTGAGCGGTCAGGGCGATTATAGGGATGTTTTTCTTTGGACCGGACAAGGCGCGAATTTTCCTGGTCGCTTCGACACCGCTCATGACCGGCATCTGCACATCCATGAGAATGCAGTCAAAATCTCCTGTCAGCAGCAAATCAAGTACCTCCTGGCCATTGCAAGCAAGCGCGACCTCATGCCCGGACCTTTCGAGCAGAGTTCGCATGGCCAGTTGGTTGATGGCCTCGTCCTCGGCCAACAGAATGCGCAGAGGCCGTCCCGCGCCAGTCTCCACAACTTCCGCATAAGTTTCCGCGAGCGGGCAATATTCACTGGCGGCGCGCAGGGGCAGTGTGACGCGCACGGACGTTCCCGTTCCGGCGGCGCTCTTGACCTCGATGCTTCCATGCATGAGTTCCACCAGTCGGCGAACAATGGTCAGGCCAAGCCCGGCGCCTTCGTATCTGCGGGTGTGGGAACCCTCCACCTGCCTGAACGGCTCGAACACACCAGAGAGCATCTGCTCAGGGATGCCCACACCCGTGTCGGCAACATGCATGCTGACGCCCCCCGACAGGCAAGGGTCTGCGTGCAGAGGGGACAATTCGACTGTCACGCCCCCCTGATCCGTATATTTCAAGGCATTGCCGACCAGATTGAACAGAATTTGACGCACCCGCGCCTCATCGCCGACGAGTTGCGCTGACAGGCCTGGATGAATGACGCAATCGAGCGAAAGCCCTTTCTCACGCGCAGGGATCGCAAACAGCTCCACGACCGAATCGACAAGCTCGGGCACACTGAACGGGGCCTCAAGGATGCTCATCTTCCCGGCCTCGATCCTGGAGATGTCCAGGATGTCGGTCAGCAGCCGCGTCAGGCGAATGGCTGAAGTGATGGATAGGTCCACGAACCGCCTCTGCTCCGGGTCCAGGCTGGTCTGCCGCAAAAGCTGCATCATGCCTTGAATGCCGTTGAGCGGAGTGCGGATTTCATGGCTCATGTTGGCCAGAAATTCCGTCTTGACCGTGTTGGCGGCTTCGGCGGCTTCCTTGGCGTCCAGCAAGGCCGCCTCGGCCATTTTGCGCTCCGTGATATCGATCTCGACCCCGTCCCAGACCACGCGATCAGCGGACAGCATGCGTGGAGCCGAGGCCAGATGGCTCCAGCGCACAGTTCCCGACGGCAGGCGGAATCGAACTTCGGCCTGAAAAAGCGACCGGGCCGATTCGGCCTGAGCCTGACGTTTGGACAAGAACGCCCGGTCCTCGGGCTCGACCTGCGCGTAGATGACCGAAGCATCATCCATCACCTCCTGCACGCTCACCTCATGCAGAAGTTCGACGCCCGCGCTAACGTACGAAAATCGCCGATGTCCGCCACCAAGGTCGGTCTCCAGCTGATAGACGAGCCCGCCGGGCAGATTGTCGCTGAGCGTCCGCAGTCGTTCCTCGCTTTCCCGCAAGGCCTCCTCGGCCCGCTTGCGCGCGGTGACGTCGCGGTAGATTGATTGATAGGTCCCGTCCGGCATCATCTTGCTGCGCATCTCGACATGAAGTTCGGACCCGTCCGCTCGCAGCAGTGTGCGCTCTCTTTGCACAATCTCGCCCTTCTCCAGCAAATTGAAGCTCAGAGGCGCTTTCGCCAGGCTCTCAGGCTTGAACGGAAGACCGCTGACATGCTTGCCGAGCAGGTCCGAGCGTTTCAGGCCGAGAAGATCGCACATGCATTCGTTGGCGCCGATGATCACGCCCTCATGAGAGCCAAGGAGAATTCCGTCCACGGCCAGTTCGACCAGGGTCCGATACCGGGCTTCGCTTTCGCCGAGAGCCGCCTCGGCTCGTTGCCGCTCGCCCAGCTCCTGCTGCATTGCCTGCATGGTATCGGACAGCTGCAGGGCCATCCGATTGAAGGAGCGGGTCAGGCTTTGGACCTCTGAAAACCGGGAGGACTCATTTATCCTTTCCAGGCCCCCACCTTCGGCCAATCGTCCGGCCGCGGCGTCAAGCCTTGAGATGGGACTGACGATACGGCGAGCCAGCAGGGCCCCGACGAACAACGCCAAAATGAGAACCCCCGGAATCAAGATCATGCTGACGCGGGCATTTTCCCCGATTTTGGCCATGAAATCCGCTTCCGGAACCACGACGACGATGAGCCAGTCAATGCCCAGAGGATCGCGAAGCGGAGAGGCCGTCATCAGAATTTTCCGGCCCCGGTCGGTAAAATCAAGGTGGTGCTCCGCGTCGATCCGATCAAGCGCGCCGAATTTGGAGGTCAGGGTTTGCACCGCGCCGCGCACCAGCGGGTCCCGGCTATGCACACCCCAAAGACGTCGGCTTGGATTGCCGTCTCTGCCCGGTATGAAGAGCGGTTCCGTGCCCGAACCGGCCACCATCAGGCCCGAGCGCTCCACGATGAAAGCCTTTCCGGCGCTGCCAATGCGCAGCCGTTGCAAAAAGGCGGTGAGCTGGGACAAGAAAACATCCACGGACACCACGCCAATCGTCCGACCCCGATCGTCAAACACCGGGCGGCTGGCGGCAAGGGCCAGATCCTGGCCGGTAAAAAGCACATAGACATCGCTCCAGACCGGCCCTTCCGCGAGCAGGGCCTTGGCATACCACGGGCGCGTCCGCGCATCGAAGCTGGTCACACTGGCCATTTCCTCGCCCTGGTTGCCAAGTGAATCCATGGCAAACTTACGAAAAACACCGGCCTTGAAATCGTCTGTGCGGATGGAATACTTGAAGCCATGCTCCGGATCCC harbors:
- the hisH gene encoding imidazole glycerol phosphate synthase subunit HisH; translation: MLAILDYKAGNLTSVKRALDYLSIPCTITADAHAIADCQGLIFPGVGAAGSAMANLHQSGLRDVMAREIAAGKPLLGICLGCQILLEYSPENDTKTLGLIPGRCDIFTPDLTEEDGTPISIPHMGWNTVNTKKPCPLFNGISPESEFYFVHSYYPNPAPEFVIATTYYGREFCSVHGRDGLWSAQFHPEKSGRPGLKMLSNFYDYCREAANAQ
- a CDS encoding ATP-binding protein, translating into MRFFGGGISLRTSIPLLLVCVILFSTILISWVSFTGSREAVGDVGLQLRKEVSHRIFEHLLDFLRLPHEINRGNARALQGGLVSAADPEQLVARFAEQVDLFPSVSSIYFGNVQGGLANSGRDPEHGFKYSIRTDDFKAGVFRKFAMDSLGNQGEEMASVTSFDARTRPWYAKALLAEGPVWSDVYVLFTGQDLALAASRPVFDDRGRTIGVVSVDVFLSQLTAFLQRLRIGSAGKAFIVERSGLMVAGSGTEPLFIPGRDGNPSRRLWGVHSRDPLVRGAVQTLTSKFGALDRIDAEHHLDFTDRGRKILMTASPLRDPLGIDWLIVVVVPEADFMAKIGENARVSMILIPGVLILALFVGALLARRIVSPISRLDAAAGRLAEGGGLERINESSRFSEVQSLTRSFNRMALQLSDTMQAMQQELGERQRAEAALGESEARYRTLVELAVDGILLGSHEGVIIGANECMCDLLGLKRSDLLGKHVSGLPFKPESLAKAPLSFNLLEKGEIVQRERTLLRADGSELHVEMRSKMMPDGTYQSIYRDVTARKRAEEALRESEERLRTLSDNLPGGLVYQLETDLGGGHRRFSYVSAGVELLHEVSVQEVMDDASVIYAQVEPEDRAFLSKRQAQAESARSLFQAEVRFRLPSGTVRWSHLASAPRMLSADRVVWDGVEIDITERKMAEAALLDAKEAAEAANTVKTEFLANMSHEIRTPLNGIQGMMQLLRQTSLDPEQRRFVDLSITSAIRLTRLLTDILDISRIEAGKMSILEAPFSVPELVDSVVELFAIPAREKGLSLDCVIHPGLSAQLVGDEARVRQILFNLVGNALKYTDQGGVTVELSPLHADPCLSGGVSMHVADTGVGIPEQMLSGVFEPFRQVEGSHTRRYEGAGLGLTIVRRLVELMHGSIEVKSAAGTGTSVRVTLPLRAASEYCPLAETYAEVVETGAGRPLRILLAEDEAINQLAMRTLLERSGHEVALACNGQEVLDLLLTGDFDCILMDVQMPVMSGVEATRKIRALSGPKKNIPIIALTAHAMSGDRESFLEAGMDDYLPKPVGMTDLVNAIAKLRRASTTENG
- the uvrA gene encoding excinuclease ABC subunit UvrA, which codes for MDTKVIHIAGARQHNLKNLTLDIPRDKLVVVCGPSGSGKSTLAFDIVYAEGQRRYVESLSAYARQFLPQMDKPAIDLIEGLTPAISLEQQTLSKNPRSTVATVTEIYDFLRVFYARLGTPCCPDCGVPIAAQSSDEIMERILGLPEGTKFMLLAPLIDHKKGTHADLFKKLKTQGFVRARINGEVTNLDPVPELAKNLKHNIDLVVDRLVLKPDMRKRLADSVELGLKSGEGRIIVSIIGGEDIFFSTDAVCPKCNISLPKPSPQLFSFNSPQGACPHCSGLGAVEYYEPLLLAPNGGLSLRQGAILPWKGRAFERHVQDLKELGLKHGFALDTPLHDFTPEARHALFHGDAAWPGVIHFLEQGGGLGHIWRDELSRYRQTMACPSCHGARLRPESLAVRIDGLNIFDFCSLPITRALSWLQGLHFSGVNVEISTPLLKELRHRLEFLVNVGLDYINLARNMTTLSGGEAQRIRLAGQLGSGLVGVTYVLDEPSIGLHPRDNQRLINTLRQLQGRGNTVLVVEHDEPTIRAADHVLELGPGSGFLGGELVFSGSPEDLVGKSKSLTGKYLRGELRIARPAKRRTSDRAITLRGVTTNNLRGIDARFPLGTLVCITGVSGSGKSSLVMDSLYKHLALAQGLKVDNPGTIGGIEGAGAVEKIISIDQSPIGRTPRSNPATYTKIFDEIRAIFAGSKDAKKRGYNVGRFSFNVRGGRCEACQGDGQIRVEMHFLPDVFVTCEVCGGRRYNRETLDILYRDKSIADVLEMTVRQARQFFANHSALERKLGVLEEVGLEYIRLGQPATTLSGGEAQRIKISRELGKRSLPGTLYILDEPTTGLHMHEVGKLISVLHTLVDKGASVIVIEHNLDVVAASDHVIDLGPGGGENGGLIVAEGTPEDLTNNPGSVTGPFLEL
- the hisF gene encoding imidazole glycerol phosphate synthase subunit HisF, with amino-acid sequence MLSKRIIPCLDVRNGKLTKGIKFEGNIDIGDPVETARRYYEEGADEIVFYDITASHEGRGIMLKVVENVASQIFIPFSVGGGISTVADMRDVLLAGAEKISVNSAAVKTPHIISEGAAAFGSQCIVVGMDVLRVAKSEAIPSGYEIVIHGGRKHMGIDALWWAKEVERLGAGELCINSIDADGTKDGYELTLTRLIADNVRIPIIASGGAGNPQHMVDAVTKGRASAALIASIVHYGEYTVTDLKNHMAEKGVKVRRIW
- a CDS encoding GGDEF domain-containing protein yields the protein MSMQQENFFCSHEVVNSLIKAGVPSNSKWGALILYMRSISEYDFLSADQKRQMQTLVMNIVRDGDFSDAKFKDVVRRKEQILYQPWNKKLEETFRETVALIEHVRSQNLMRTKEVRDLRETTIHTVTEQNALEDIVLGIKAAFEKVLTHMEQDTRDLVEMSYTDSLTKLSNRRAFDRYYQTTLLEYMVTGNPMSLLFLDIDHFKDFNDSYGHRIGDQALVTVASKLTGYAQKYGTMPNRSFFPARFGGEEFVVALPGVGLAEAAEDAENLRTIIEDYNFIIRDHNGQVLQKGIKITVSIGVAELKRKWADEAGARLIDEADKAMYRAKGRGRNRVCTMNER
- a CDS encoding flavin reductase family protein yields the protein MKISLGAKTLAQPAPLWIVGSYDEKGNANAMAAAWGGICCSKPPCITVSLREDRHSYASILARRAFTISVPSVAFAAQADYFGIASGKDVDKFAATGLTPVRSELVDAPYVGEFPLVLECTLLRTVELGMHIQFIGEIVDVKADAEVLDEKGYPDAAKVMPIIFTPVTRAYHTVGEYVGQAFEIGRSFGE
- the rfaD gene encoding ADP-glyceromanno-heptose 6-epimerase, with the protein product MIIITGGAGFIGSAMVWELNRQGYRDIVVVDNLASTNKWRNLVGLAYHRYIQKDKFLDLLNTRYMEGRIEAVIHMGACSATTEADCDYLIRNNLEYSKAMCRFAQERNARFIYASSAATYGDGSRGFDDSDTAMEGLHPLNMYGYSKHLFDLWLKGDGLLDQMAGLKFFNVFGPNEYHKDDMRSVVCKAFTQIRQTGKLKLFKSYREEYADGEQRRDFVYIKDCVQVIDWLIKNPDVGGIFNVGTGQARTWNDLARGVFAAMGREPQIEYVDMPDNLRGKYQYYTCADLTKLAGRGCDVNFRPLEEGVTDYVQNYLMQAYAHLTSRY